A genomic region of Columba livia isolate bColLiv1 breed racing homer chromosome 12, bColLiv1.pat.W.v2, whole genome shotgun sequence contains the following coding sequences:
- the SHROOM4 gene encoding protein Shroom4 isoform X7, with product MYHSKRDSAYSSFSASSIASDCALSLRPEEAASADSSLQGLCKPPDGRYLTTGAEPPASQHPEAWRAPVPPQPPVRRDSLRAAPASGGDRHRASVSVDMLHAKGRWISDTFLCQQDREAEVAGRRTPVLYSMKDRLSADQYYMLSSHPDRCSAEPLLGESTEPGNRLYPDGSVHRVPDAMAAGDNPLLSPLRGHTVHRHSAPEQLLASQLRSLKVGTGSGRASPAPNGHHWTLSPLHHEGSRPGAAGAAQDPPLCPEPCCRLPPYHCCPELQQACGQDGPGANPAHGTEGPAEEESRAGGRRTAGPPHRSAQMRRRSDRFATSLRNEIQRRKAQLQKSRGPGAPPPGEEPVEEEPPEGSVPAEGPRTPAKCLSPALSDDSRNPGCSGDRGMPTPDPLPVPKGVPSPDRAVPMVQGRWRWSPERKLQPQRSPSPGELEGYAQGPAAPSSPARGSDEAVLLPFADRRRFFEESSRPTPPRHSKPPAGDPSAFQPPGPERRDTRRLSVDQPYVPPSPGCPSSAGHYTECCREQPPCYKPLGRPGELEYLRGFSYPYGVPLRPEPCRYCGGDLCPPLLPHSRACRCHPQPWARCPDCCCPAPRPGREESDAWPPRRPFAPEFPLDDWEPPAITRKASQSISELSRYQPGFPRLGPFRPCFESTEPEWPPCYRATSTHDLSWDGDRLPRSPESPPDLLHRPLRGRAFSESHLNLEPASPRGRDRRDVLRAKLDPADVPKKKGPPPPRPPPPNWEKYRQRRMSQRLPDGSGHSSAFTTAPVPTRSIAEATRERSQSLTGEQGGWTRGHAARPPALPGVWPRPEPPGSLRRTPEPDAGSTEVCSRVTGAGEERPKVKHPWEMEDQPQRLVQNQEQGWAGPRSGGECSMLLHGSPGPATSELPKPSPGASEGPSCQGGRPQPRRMDSQELLWDVAGRDSSLAGILAPPAPRSTATEVVGELLVAGERQPWRERLQKDWHLEALAQDRQGFEPISPPPGSAASSTSYPTYYGTATGKAEPLSKVKELPEVVERSSEDEEEEVDHELVEKKLQLIESLSRKLAVLREAQRGLQEDISANGALGEDVATRLQALCTPGEFDKYRLFVGDLDKVVNLLLSLSGRLARVETALGSLGPHAPAEDKVALREKQQLLVAQLEDAKELKEHVGRREEAVGAMVARYLPAEHLQDYQHFIKMKSALITEQRELEEKIKLGQEQLRCLRESLGQTPKGC from the exons ATGTACCACAGCAAGCGGGACTCAGCCTACAGCTCCTTCTCCGCCAGCTCCATCGCCTCTGACTGCGCTCTGTCCCTCCGCCCCGAGGAGGCCGCCTCTGCCGACTCCAGCCTCCAAGGCCTCTGCAAGCCCCCCGACGGGCGCTACCTGACCACGGGGGCCGAGCCACCTGCCAGCCAACACCCAGAGGCCTGGCGGGCGcctgtgcccccccagccccctgtCAGGAGGGATAGCCTGcgggcagccccagccagcGGAGGGGACAGGCACCGGGCATCGGTGTCGGTGGACATGCTGCACGCCAAGGGCCGGTGGATCTCCGACACCTTCCTctgccagcaggacagggaggcAGAGGTGGCGGGCAGGAGGACGCCGGTGCTGTACTCCATGAAGGACCGTCTCTCTGCCGACCAGTATTACATGCTGAGCTCCCACCCGGACCGGTGCTCGGCCGAGCCGCTCCTGGGGGAGAGCACAGAGCCTGGCAACCGGCTGTACCCGGATGGTAGCGTGCATCGAGTGCCGGATGCCATGGCGGCAGGTGACAACCCTTTGCTCTCCCCGCTCAGGGGCCACACAGTACACCGGCACAGTGCTCCTGAGCAGCTGCTGGCCTCCCAGCTCCGCTCCCTCAAGGTGGGCACTGGCAGCGGCCGAGCCTCACCGGCCCCCAACGGGCACCACTGGACCCTCTCTCCGCTTCACCATGAGGGCAGCCggccaggggctgcaggggctgccCAGGACCCCCCGCTCTGCCCAGAGCCGTGCTGCCGCCTGCCACCCTACCACTGCTGCCCCGAGCTGCAGCAAGCCTGCGGGCAGGACGGGCCGGGGGCCAACCCAGCACATGGTACCGAGGGGCCAGCAGAGGAGGAGAGCCGGGCAGGGGGCCGGCGGACTGCAGGTCCTCCCCACCGCTCTGCTCAGATGCGCCGCCGCAGTGACCGCTTCGCCACCAGCCTGCGCAACGAGATCCAGCGACGCAAGGCCCAGCTGCAGAAGAGCCGGGGTCCCGGCGCCCCGCCGCCTGGCGAGGAGCCAGTGGAGGAGGAGCCCCCCGAGGGCAGTGTGCCCGCGGAGGGACCCCGCACCCCAGCCAagtgcctcagccctgcgctgAGCGATGACAGCAGGAACCCTGGCTGCTCGGGGGACCGGGGCATGCCCACCCCTGACCCGCTGCCAGTCCCCAAAGGGGTCCCGTCCCCCGACCGGGCGGTGCCGATGGTCCAGGGCCGCTGGCGCTGGTCCCCAGAGCGCAAGCTGCAGCCGCAGCGCTCGCCCAGCCCAGGCGAGCTGGAGGGCTACGCGCAGGGGCCGGCggcccccagctccccagcacgGGGCAGCGATGAGGCCGTCCTGCTGCCCTTTGCTGACCGCCGTCGGTTCTTCGAGGAGAGCAGCCGGCCGACACCCCCCCGGCACAGCAAGCCCCCGGCAGGGGATCCCAGTGCCTTCCAGCCCCCCGGCCCCGAGCGCCGGGACACCCGCCGTCTCTCTGTGGACCAGCCCTATGTCCCCCCCTCACCTggctgtcccagctctgctggccaCTACACTGAGTGCTGCCGGGAGCAGCCCCCCTGCTACAAGCCGCTGGGGAGGCCAGGGGAGCTGGAGTACCTGCGGGGTTTCTCCTACCCCTATGGGGTTCCCCTGCGCCCTGAGCCCTGCCGCTACTGCGGGGGGGACCTGTGCCCTCcactgctgccccacagccgTGCCTGCCGCTGCCACCCTCAGCCCTGGGCACGCTGCCCTgactgctgctgcccagcccctCGTCCTGGGCGGGAGGAGAGCGACGCCTGGCCCCCCCGGAGACCTTTCGCCCCG GAATTTCCCCTGGATGACTGGGAACCACCAGCGATAACCAGGAAAGCCAGCCAGTCCATCAG cGAGCTTTCCCGGTATCAACCGGGCTTCCCAAGGCTCGGCCCATTCCGCCCCTGCTTTGAGAGCACCGAGCCAGAGTGGCCACCCTGCTACCGGGCCACGTCCACGCATGACCTCTCATGGGATGGCGACCGCCTGCCCCGCTCCCCCGAGAGCCCCCCGGACCTCCTGCACCGCCCGCTGCGGGGCAGAGCCTTCTCTGAGAGCCACCTCAACCTGGAGCCCGCCAGCCCCCGGGGCCGTGACCGCAGGGATGTTCTCCGTGCCAAGCTGGACCCCGCTGATGTCCCCAAAAAGAAGGGTCCCCCACCTCCTCGCCCACCTCCCCCCAACTGGGAGAAGTACAGGCAACGGCGGATGTCCCAGCGCCTGCCGGATGGTTCCGGGCACAGCTCTGCCTTCACCACTGCCCCGGTGCCAACGCGCAGCATCGCCGAGGCCACGCGCGAACGGTCACAGAGCCTCACCGGGGAGCAGGGGGGCTGGACCCGGGGACATGCCGCTCgcccccctgccctgccaggtGTCTGGCCCCGACCTGAGCCTCCTGGATCACTCCGCAGGACACCCGAGCCCGATGCTGGCAGCACTGAGGTTTGCAG CAGGGTGACAGGGGCCGGGGAGGAGCGACCGAAGGTGAAGCACCCCTGGGAAATGGAAGATCAGCCCCAAAGGCTCGTCCAGAACCAGGagcaaggctgggctgggccCCGCAGCGGGGGTGAGTGCTCCATGCTCCTGCATGGTAGCCCTGGCCCCGCCACCTCAGAGCTGCCCAAGCCCAGCCCTGGAGCATCGGAGGGGCCGAGCTGCCAGGGGGGccggccccagccccgccgcaTGGACtcgcaggagctgctgtgggacgtggcaggcagggacagctcccTGGCCGGCATCCTGGCCCCCCCGGCTCCCCGCAGCACCGCCACCGAGGTGGTGGGCGAGCTGCTGGTGGCAGGGGAGCGGCAGCCCTGGCGGGAGCGTTTGCAGAAGGACTGGCACCTGGAGGCTCTGGCGCAGGACAG GCAGGGCTTCGAGCCCATCTCGCCACCCCCTGGGAGCGCTGCCAGCTCCACCTCCTACCCGACGTATTACGGCACAGCAACGGGCAAAGCTGAGCCCCTCAGCAAGGTGAAGGAGCTGCCTGAGGTGGTGGAGCGGAGCTcagaggatgaggaagaggaggtggaCCACGAGCTAGTGGAGAAGAAG CTGCAGCTGATCGAGAGCCTGAGCCGCAAGCTGGCGGTGCTGCGGGAGGCGCAgcgggggctgcaggaggacatCAGCGCCAACGGGGCGCTGGGCGAGGATGTGGCCACCCGCCTGCAAGCCCTCTGCACCCCGGGGGAGTTCGACAAGTACCGCCTCTTTGTGGGCGACCTGGACAAGGTGGTCAACCTCCTGCTTTCGCTCTCGGGGCGCCTGGCCCGGGTGGAGACCgcgctgggcagcctggggcCGCACGCCCCCGCCGAGGACAAG GTGGCCCTgcgggagaagcagcagctgctggtggcgCAGCTGGAGGACGCCAAGGAGCTGAAGGAGCACGtggggcggcgggaggaggcGGTGGGCGCCATGGTGGCGCGGTACCTGCCCGCCGAGCACCTCCAGGACTACCAGCACTTCATCAAGATGAAGTCGGCCCTCATCACTGAGCAgcgggagctggaggagaagatCAAGCTGGGCCAGGAGCAGCTCCGGTGCCTGCGTGAGAGCCTTGGCCAGACCCCCAAGGGCTGCTAG